A genome region from Etheostoma cragini isolate CJK2018 chromosome 4, CSU_Ecrag_1.0, whole genome shotgun sequence includes the following:
- the LOC117942900 gene encoding insulin-like growth factor-binding protein 5 yields the protein MLLYFNILVLLLLQPALSNPMPLTKPSRGCPTCKSKSTQSQPAVALNATAPGIGEPCGVYILSCTHGLRCAPLEDEPRPLRALLEGRGVCSNASSISPTENAHTVDPAPTEDPDEAPCRKLLTTLIKGLDAHLFKSNHDIYMPNCDKRGFFRKKQCWSSRGKHRGKCWCVDPNGMPVRSNTKQKGGLRC from the exons ATGCTTctgtattttaacatcctgGTGCTGCTCCTCCTGCAGCCGGCTCTGTCAAACCCCATGCCGCTGACAAAACCATCCAGAGGATGTCCCACCTGTAAATCAAAGTCCACACAGAGTCAGCCGGCTGTAGCTCTAAATGCCACCGCTCCGGGCATTGGAGAACCATGCGGGGTCTACATTCTGAGCTGCACCCATGGTCTACGTTGTGCACCTTTAGAGGATGAGCCAAGGCCCCTCCGTGCCCTGCTGGAAGGCAGGGGAGTCTGCAGTAATGCCAGCAGCATCAGCCCGACTGAAAATGCCCATACTGTAG ATCCAGCTCCTACTGAGGATCCAGATGAG GCTCCATGTCGGAAACTGCTAACCACACTTATCAAAGGTCTTGATGCCCATTTATTTAAGTCAAATCACGATATCTACATGCCCAATTGTGACAAGCGTGGTTTCTTCAGGAAGAAGCAG TGTTGGTCGTCTCGAGGTAAGCACCGTGGCAAATGTTGGTGTGTGGATCCAAACGGCATGCCTGTCCGCTCCAACACTAAACAGAAGGGCGGCCTGAGGTGTTAA